The proteins below are encoded in one region of Juglans microcarpa x Juglans regia isolate MS1-56 chromosome 4D, Jm3101_v1.0, whole genome shotgun sequence:
- the LOC121261061 gene encoding pumilio homolog 6, chloroplastic-like, which yields MATESPIRMSETSGKWPSHQDGATFAAEELGLLLKGHKFHGRGRDVVPNRSGSAPPSMEGSFLSMDNILSQQPFNSNASLASLNSAMQNYESEEQLRADPAYLSYYLSNINLNPRLPLPLISSENRRVVRHIGSFGNNWPSTSVDVSSNGSLHRSRGTLSTQYEESEDDQSPQKPPDDWVDETGGFWSGQEVASSSFQHRHVVDSVQEDSPHIQSSEYSHSNLLSHGVSEEAFDHDANSRSLCDPIISTSNGVTSTFGADDRRTLSSSDPLGGPVSSSSSHDLTGNRDVNDLGVTTIESDLKALNISNLPSSDNRKNQEHWQRSSQNNLLLHQVHQQQSNLSQFQTAKSQVISQGVNSTYIGVDRFLHNTSKFTAEVQPVLQSSGFTPPFATGAAYMTSANSLYPNLQAPGLYSQQYVGGYTLNPTVVPPYIAGYPPHGSVPVVVDGTAGPSYTAQTSGVSTGGNIAHGADMQHLNKFYGQLGFPLQPSFGDPVYMQYHHPPYGDVYGISGQFDPLVSRGGVDIGGQARALDSQKGPNIAVYLDDHKFHQTNGGLNNMNLRRGGPMSSNYYGSPPNMGFLMQYPNSPLASPVLPASPVGGTGVPGGRNEMRFAPSSGRNAGIYPGWQGPRGFESFDDPKIYNFLEELKSGKGRRFELSDIVGHIVEFSADQHGSRFIQQKLENCSVEEKVSVFKEVLPQASKLMTDVFGNYVIQKFFEYGSPEQRKELAYQLTGQVLPLSLQMYGCRVIQKALDVIDLEQKAHLVRELDGHVMRCVRDQNGNHVIQKCIESIPTGKIEFIISAFCGQVTTLSMHPYGCRVIQRVLEHCTDELQCQFIVDEILESVCTLAQDQYGNYVTQHVLERGKPHERSQIISKLSGHVVQLSQHKFASNVVEKCLEYGGSTERELLIGEIFGHNGGTDNLLTMMKDQFANYVVQKILEICSDNQRAMLLGRVRVHAHALKKYTYGKHIVARFEQLFGEETPTSGS from the exons ATGGCTACGGAAAGTCCTATTAGAATGTCAGAAACTAGTGGAAAATGGCCCTCCCATCAGGACGGTGCAACATTTGCGGCAGAGGAATTGGGATTGCTTCTGAAGGGCCATAAATTTCATGGCAGGGGGAGGGATGTGGTCCCTAATCGAAGTGGAAGTGCACCCCCAAGCATGGAAGGCTCGTTCTTGTCCATGGATAACATTTTGTCTCAGCAGCCTTTTAACTCAAATGCAAGCTTGGCAAGTCTAAACAGTGCTATGCAGAACTACGAGTCTGAGGAACAACTGCGAGCCGATCCAGCTTATTTGTCTTATTATTTATCCAATATCAACCTAAACCCTAGGCTTCCTCTCCCACTTATCTCGTCTGAGAATCGCCGAGTGGTACGCCATATTGGTAGTTTTGGCAACAACTGGCCATCGACTTCTGTGGATGTTAGCAGCAATGGTTCTTTGCATAGGTCTCGTGGAACCCTTTCTACGCAATATGAAGAGTCTGAAGATGATCAGTCACCTCAAAAGCCTCCTGATGATTGGGTAGATGAAACGGGTGGGTTTTGGTCTGGGCAGGAGGTGGCTTCATCATCATTTCAACACAGACATGTGGTGGATTCAGTACAG GAAGATTCTCCCCACATTCAATCATCTGAATATAGTCATTCTAACTTGTTAAGCCATGGAGTGTCAGAGGAAGCATTTGATCACGATGCTAACTCCCGTTCCTTGTGTGATCCCATTATCAGCACATCAAATGGTGTCACATCCACCTTTGGTGCAGATGATAGAAGGACACTATCAAGTTCTGATCCTTTGGGTGGCCCCGTTTCAAGCTCGTCTTCTCATGATCTTACAGGAAATAGGGATGTAAATGATTTGGGCGTTACCACCATTGAATCTGATTTGAAGGCTCTTAATATATCTAATCTTCCAAGTTCAGACAATCGAAAAAATCAAGAACATTGGCAACGTAGCAGTCAGAATAATTTGTTGCTACATCAGGTACACCAACAACAAagcaatttatctcaatttcaAACTGCGAAGTCTCAAGTGATATCTCAAGGTGTGAACAGCACATACATTGGTGTGGATCGGTTTCTCCATAATACCAGCAAGTTTACGGCAGAGGTACAACCAGTACTACAGTCATCGGGGTTCACTCCACCGTTTGCTACTGGTGCAGCCTACATGACTTCAGCAAATTCTTTATACCCTAATTTGCAGGCCCCAGGCTTATATTCCCAACAATATGTAGGTGGATATACTTTGAATCCCACAGTTGTTCCTCCATATATTGCTGGGTATCCTCCCCATGGTTCTGTTCCTGTTGTTGTTGATGGAACTGCTGGTCCAAGCTATACTGCCCAAACTTCTGGGGTTTCAACTGGGGGAAACATAGCTCACGGAGCTGATATGCAGCACTTAAATAAGTTCTATGGGCAACTTGGTTTTCCACTACAACCTTCTTTTGGTGATCCTGTATATATGCAATATCATCATCCACCTTATGGTGACGTATATGGTATTTCTGGTCAATTTGATCCATTGGTTTCTAGAGGTGGTGTTGATATTGGGGGCCAGGCCAGAGCTCTTGATTCGCAGAAGGGACCCAACATTGCTGTTTATTTGGATGACCACAAATTCCATCAGACAAATGGAGGGCTGAATAATATGAACCTAAGAAGAGGGGGGCCTATGAGTTCTAATTATTATGGAAGCCCGCCAAACATGGGTTTTCTGATGCAGTACCCGAACTCACCACTCGCTAGTCCAGTTTTACCGGCGTCGCCTGTTGGTGGGACTGGTGTTCCTGGGGgcagaaatgaaatgagatttgcTCCAAGCTCTGGTAGAAATGCTGGTATATATCCAGGGTGGCAAGGTCCAAGAGGGTTTGAGAGTTTTGATGAccctaaaatatataattttcttgaagAGTTAAAATCAGGCAAAGGTCGTAGATTTGAGCTGTCTGATATTGTAGGACATATTGTTGAATTTAG TGCTGATCAACATGGGAGTCGGTTTATTCAGCAGAAGTTGGAAAATTGTAGTGTTGAAGAGAAGGTCTCTGTATTTAAAGAAGTTCTCCCTCAGGCTTCCAAACTAATGACTGATGTTTTTGGCAACTATGTTATTCAGAAG TTTTTTGAGTATGGAAGCCCCGAGCAGAGGAAGGAACTTGCTTATCAACTCACAGGTCAGGTTTTACCTTTAAGCCTGCAGATGTATGGCTGTCGTGTAATTCAAAAG GCACTCGATGTCATTGATCTTGAACAGAAAGCACACCTTGTTCGAGAGCTGGATGGTCATGTTATGCGATGTGTTCGTGATCAAAATGGAAATCATGTAATACAAAAGTGCATTGAGAGCATTCCAACAGGGAAAATAGAGTTTATCATATCTGCTTTTTGTGGGCAAGTTACGACACTTTCTATGCATCCTTATGGTTGCCGTGTCATACAG AGAGTTCTAGAGCATTGTACAGATGAGCTTCAATGTCAGTTTATAGTTGATGAAATCTTGGAGTCTGTTTGTACTCTTGCTCAGGATCAGTATGGAAATTATGTTACCCAG CATGTACTGGAGAGGGGAAAGCCTCATGAAAGGAGTCAGATTATAAGCAAGTTGTCAGGACATGTTGTACAACTTAGCCAGCATAAATTTGCTTCAAATGTTGTCGAGAAATGCTTGGAGTATGGTGGCTCTACTGAGCGGGAACTATTAATTGGAGAGATTTTCGGGCATAATGGAGGAACTGATAATTTATTG ACAATGATGAAGGACCAATTTGCAAATTACGTGGTTCAGAAGATTCTTGAAATATGTTCTGATAATCAGCGGGCAATGTTGCTTGGTCGTGTTAGAGTTCATGCTCATGCTTTGAAGAAATACACTTACGGAAAACACATTGTTGCTCGATTTGAACAGCTATTTGGAGAAG AAACTCCTACATCTGGATCCTGA
- the LOC121261062 gene encoding mitochondrial outer membrane import complex protein METAXIN-like isoform X2: MDEGVDNERQEYTLVVRKPYFGLPTTCPSSLPVYIYLKFAQLPFRLDFNSTYPDSDQIPYIECGDYVAYNNENGGVIESLKKDGIVDLDSEFYSVPEWLSTKAMVNSWIEDALLYELWVGSDGTPAKNIYYSDLPWAMGKVLFLKQVHSVKQRLGITKDNAEQKEQEIYKRANIAYSALSTKLGEQNFLFENRPSSVDAVFLAHALLTLQALSETSVMRSKLLEHANLVKYAEKLKIELIEAGSSSSSVPYFQSDPPSSTSRRGPPNWSSKPRSKPKRQKTKEEKTFRRRAKYFLATQVL; this comes from the exons ATGGACGAGGGAGTGGATAATGAGAGACAAGAGTACACTCTGGTGGTAAGGAAGCCCTATTTTGGTCTCCCCACCACATGTCCTTCAAGCCTCCCTGTTTACATCTATCTGAAGTTTGCTCAGCTCCCTTTTCGTTTGGATTTCAACTCTACCTACCCCGATTCTG ATCAAATTCCTTATATTGAGTGTGGTGATTACGTGGCCTACAATAATGAGAATGGTGGGGtgattgaaagtttaaaaaaagatgGTATTGTTGATTTGGATTCTGAGTTCTACTCAGTCCCAGAATGGTTATCAACAAAAGCGATGGTTAATTCTTGGATTGAAGATGCACTTTTGTATGAACTCTGGGTGGGTTCTGATGGTACTCCTGCCAAGAATATCTATTATTCGGATCTTCCATGGGCAATGGGAAAGGTTCTGTTCTTGAAGCAAGTTCACTCAGTCAAGCAACGACTTGGAATAACTAAGGACAATGCCGAGCAAAAGGAACAAGAG ATTTACAAGAGAGCCAACATTGCATATTCTGCCCTGTCAACTAAGTTAGGGGAGCAGAACTTTCTCTTCGAGAACAG GCCATCTAGCGTGGATGCAGTTTTTCTCGCGCATGCACTTTTGACTCTACAAGCATTATCT GAAACGTCAGTGATGCGGAGCAAACTTTTAGAGCATGCTAATCTTGTAAAGTATGCTGAAAAGCTTAAGATAGAGTTGATAGAGGCAggttcttcgtcttcttctgtCCCATATTTTCAGTCAGATCCACCATCATCAACTTCAAGAAGGGGTCCTCCGAACTGGA GTTCAAAGCCTAGGAGCAAACCCAAGAGGCAAAAGACAAAGGAGGAGAAAACTTTTAGGAGAAGGGCCAAATATTTTTTGGCAACACAG GTTCTATGA
- the LOC121261062 gene encoding mitochondrial outer membrane import complex protein METAXIN-like isoform X1: MDEGVDNERQEYTLVVRKPYFGLPTTCPSSLPVYIYLKFAQLPFRLDFNSTYPDSDQIPYIECGDYVAYNNENGGVIESLKKDGIVDLDSEFYSVPEWLSTKAMVNSWIEDALLYELWVGSDGTPAKNIYYSDLPWAMGKVLFLKQVHSVKQRLGITKDNAEQKEQEIYKRANIAYSALSTKLGEQNFLFENRPSSVDAVFLAHALLTLQALSETSVMRSKLLEHANLVKYAEKLKIELIEAGSSSSSVPYFQSDPPSSTSRRGPPNWSSKPRSKPKRQKTKEEKTFRRRAKYFLATQVVAILLFLSFVTRSDDEVELDEDEGYGFDD, translated from the exons ATGGACGAGGGAGTGGATAATGAGAGACAAGAGTACACTCTGGTGGTAAGGAAGCCCTATTTTGGTCTCCCCACCACATGTCCTTCAAGCCTCCCTGTTTACATCTATCTGAAGTTTGCTCAGCTCCCTTTTCGTTTGGATTTCAACTCTACCTACCCCGATTCTG ATCAAATTCCTTATATTGAGTGTGGTGATTACGTGGCCTACAATAATGAGAATGGTGGGGtgattgaaagtttaaaaaaagatgGTATTGTTGATTTGGATTCTGAGTTCTACTCAGTCCCAGAATGGTTATCAACAAAAGCGATGGTTAATTCTTGGATTGAAGATGCACTTTTGTATGAACTCTGGGTGGGTTCTGATGGTACTCCTGCCAAGAATATCTATTATTCGGATCTTCCATGGGCAATGGGAAAGGTTCTGTTCTTGAAGCAAGTTCACTCAGTCAAGCAACGACTTGGAATAACTAAGGACAATGCCGAGCAAAAGGAACAAGAG ATTTACAAGAGAGCCAACATTGCATATTCTGCCCTGTCAACTAAGTTAGGGGAGCAGAACTTTCTCTTCGAGAACAG GCCATCTAGCGTGGATGCAGTTTTTCTCGCGCATGCACTTTTGACTCTACAAGCATTATCT GAAACGTCAGTGATGCGGAGCAAACTTTTAGAGCATGCTAATCTTGTAAAGTATGCTGAAAAGCTTAAGATAGAGTTGATAGAGGCAggttcttcgtcttcttctgtCCCATATTTTCAGTCAGATCCACCATCATCAACTTCAAGAAGGGGTCCTCCGAACTGGA GTTCAAAGCCTAGGAGCAAACCCAAGAGGCAAAAGACAAAGGAGGAGAAAACTTTTAGGAGAAGGGCCAAATATTTTTTGGCAACACAGGTTGTTGCAATTttactctttctctctttcgTTACTAGATCTGATGACGAAGTGGAGCTTGACGAAGATGAAGGCTATGGTTTTGATGACTAG
- the LOC121261064 gene encoding protein ROLLING AND ERECT LEAF 2-like isoform X1, translating into MGCSTSKLDDEEAVQLCKDRKRFIKQAVEERSRFASGHIAYIQSLKRVSAALRDYIDGDEPREFLLDSFITPPFTPAQKSSPSFITFSSKSLPSTTIQSQPNSCANVSYLRSGGEPAVLVEERPQSPETVRVETYSPMHHFGVDGFFEMQSSQLSSSFFSYSPINRPNIPPPSPQASQWDFFWNPFSSVDYYGYPTRSSFGHSVMDDDIRGLRHVREEEGIPELEEETEQEKSDDKVNLTEERAKIDLNCTREGIVEDIDEEENGVEETDSGTETEHQMTGLRSHHASIEISKGQTFEKVETYNQEMAVGDQEAKEETPGFTVYVNRRPTSMAEVVKDLESQFMIVCNSANEVSALLEASRPQYASTTSELTPMKMLNPVALFRSASSCKTSSTFLINSSSSRDEGYESGSNYLEEPCMYSGSHQSTLERLYAWEKKLYEEVRSGEKVRIAYKKKCMQLRNQETKEEDPISVDKTRAAIRDLHTQMKVSIHSVEAISKRIETLRDEELQPQLLELVRGLERMWKEMAECHQSQKRTSDEAKLLLAGMPSKIDARKPSSTSITEPHRLATSAANLQTELRNWQVCFGSWITSQRSYARILTGWLLRCVQSGPDTSKVPFSPRCSSGTLPIFGLCIQWSKVLDAIIETPVLDGLDFFAAGMGSIYAQQLREDSPHAPVGSKRYGGGSSEEFGGNYMKMEEAGQVEEEVKKTAEKMAEVAIRVLCAGMSVAMSSLTEFASSSAEGYAVLVKQWERTE; encoded by the exons ATGGGATGTTCCACATCAAAGCTGGATGATGAAGAGGCAGTTCAGCTTTGTAAAGATCGCAAGAGATTCATCAAACAGGCTGTTGAGGAGAGAAGCCGATTTGCTTCTGGACACATAGCCTATATCCAGTCCTTAAAAAGAGTTTCGGCTGCTCTTCGTGATTATATCGATGGAGATGAGCCTCGTGAGTTCCTATTAGATTCATTCATCACCCCACCTTTCACACCTGCACAGAAATCCAGTCCCAGTTTCATCACGTTTTCATCCAAGTCCTTACCATCAACAACAATTCAGTCTCAGCCTAATTCATGCGCGAACGTAAGTTATCTGAGATCAGGTGGGGAGCCAGCTGTGTTGGTTGAGGAGAGACCTCAGTCACCAGAGACTGTCCGAGTTGAAACTTACTCACCAATGCACCATTTTGGCGTTGATGGCTTTTTTGAGATGCAATCCTCACAGTTAAgttcttcattcttttcttattcCCCGATCAACAGACCCAATATTCCTCCACCTTCGCCCCAAGCATCCCAATGGGATTTCTTCTGGAATCCATTTTCATCAGTTGATTACTATGGCTACCCTACACGTAGTAGTTTCGGTCATTCAGTCATGGATGATGACATTAGAGGTCTAAGGCATGTCCGAGAAGAAGAAGGGATTCCGGAATTAGAAGAGGAAACCGAACAAGAAAAATCTGATGACAAGGTAAATCTGACAGAAGAAAGAGCTAAAATTGACCTAAACTGCACCAGAGAAGGAATCGTTGAAGATATCGATGAAGAGGAGAATGGGGTGGAAGAAACGGATAGCGGAACTGAAACTGAGCACCAGATGACAGGCTTACGATCGCATCATGCAAGCATAGAAATATCAAAAGGTCAAAcctttgaaaaagttgaaacttATAATCAAGAAATGGCAGTAGGTGATCAAGAAGCCAAGGAAGAAACACCAGGTTTTACTGTTTATGTTAATCGCAGGCCAACGAGCATGGCAGAAGTGGTCAAGGATCTTGAGTCTCAATTCATGATTGTTTGCAATTCAGCCAATGAGGTTTCAGCGTTATTAGAAGCTAGCAGACCTCAGTATGCATCAACCACCAGTGAACTCACAC CCATGAAAATGTTGAACCCAGTAGCTTTATTCCGCTCAGCTTCATCTTGCAAGACCTCAtcaacatttttaattaattcctcAAGCTCGAGAGATGAAGGTTATGAAAGCGGTAGTAACTATTTGGAGGAACCATGCATGTATTCAGGCAGTCACCAGTCGACATTGGAAAGGTTATACGCTTGGGAGAAGAAACTCTATGAGGAAGTCAGA TCTGGCGAAAAGGTTCGAATTGCCTATAAGAAGAAATGTATGCAACTCAGGAACCAAGAGACAAAAGAAGAGGACCCCATTTCAGTTGATAAAACAAGGGCAGCCATTAGAGATCTGCATACCCAGATGAAAGTTTCAATACACTCAGTTGAAGCTATTTCAAAGAGGATCGAAACTCTCAGGGATGAAGAATTGCAGCCTCAACTTCTTGAATTAGTACGAGG GTTGGAAAGGATGTGGAAGGAAATGGCAGAGTGTCATCAGTCACAGAAGCGGACATCAGACGAAGCCAAGCTTTTACTAGCTGGAATGCCTTCAAAAATAGATGCAAGAAAACCCTCTTCCACGTCAATAACTGAGCCGCACAGGTTAGCAACTTCAGCTGCCAATCTTCAAACAGAACTCAGGAATTGGCAAGTCTGTTTCGGGTCATGGATCACTTCTCAACGATCCTATGCACGTATACTAACTGGCTGGCTACTCCGGTGTGTCCAGTCCGGTCCCGACACTTCAAAAGTACCTTTTTCTCCTCGCTGTTCCAGTGGAACCCTACCAATATTTGGACTCTGCATCCAATGGTCAAAGGTTCTTGATGCCATCATAGAAACGCCAGTGCTTGATGGACTAGACTTTTTTGCAGCTGGGATGGGCTCTATCTATGCTCAACAGCTAAGAGAGGATTCTCCCCATGCACCAGTTGGATCAAAGAGATATGGAGGTGGGTCATCAGAGGAATTCGGtggaaattatatgaaaatggaGGAGGCTGGTCAGGTAGAAGAAGAGGTAAAGAAGACTGCAGAGAAAATGGCTGAAGTTGCAATAAGGGTGCTTTGTGCTGGAATGTCAGTTGCCATGAGCTCATTGACAGAATTTGCATCTAGTTCTGCTGAAGGATACGCTGTACTTGTTAAGCAATGGGAGAGGACAGAATGA
- the LOC121261064 gene encoding protein ALTERED PHOSPHATE STARVATION RESPONSE 1-like isoform X2, with protein MEMSLSQPNSCANVSYLRSGGEPAVLVEERPQSPETVRVETYSPMHHFGVDGFFEMQSSQLSSSFFSYSPINRPNIPPPSPQASQWDFFWNPFSSVDYYGYPTRSSFGHSVMDDDIRGLRHVREEEGIPELEEETEQEKSDDKVNLTEERAKIDLNCTREGIVEDIDEEENGVEETDSGTETEHQMTGLRSHHASIEISKGQTFEKVETYNQEMAVGDQEAKEETPGFTVYVNRRPTSMAEVVKDLESQFMIVCNSANEVSALLEASRPQYASTTSELTPMKMLNPVALFRSASSCKTSSTFLINSSSSRDEGYESGSNYLEEPCMYSGSHQSTLERLYAWEKKLYEEVRSGEKVRIAYKKKCMQLRNQETKEEDPISVDKTRAAIRDLHTQMKVSIHSVEAISKRIETLRDEELQPQLLELVRGLERMWKEMAECHQSQKRTSDEAKLLLAGMPSKIDARKPSSTSITEPHRLATSAANLQTELRNWQVCFGSWITSQRSYARILTGWLLRCVQSGPDTSKVPFSPRCSSGTLPIFGLCIQWSKVLDAIIETPVLDGLDFFAAGMGSIYAQQLREDSPHAPVGSKRYGGGSSEEFGGNYMKMEEAGQVEEEVKKTAEKMAEVAIRVLCAGMSVAMSSLTEFASSSAEGYAVLVKQWERTE; from the exons ATGGAGATGAGCCTC TCTCAGCCTAATTCATGCGCGAACGTAAGTTATCTGAGATCAGGTGGGGAGCCAGCTGTGTTGGTTGAGGAGAGACCTCAGTCACCAGAGACTGTCCGAGTTGAAACTTACTCACCAATGCACCATTTTGGCGTTGATGGCTTTTTTGAGATGCAATCCTCACAGTTAAgttcttcattcttttcttattcCCCGATCAACAGACCCAATATTCCTCCACCTTCGCCCCAAGCATCCCAATGGGATTTCTTCTGGAATCCATTTTCATCAGTTGATTACTATGGCTACCCTACACGTAGTAGTTTCGGTCATTCAGTCATGGATGATGACATTAGAGGTCTAAGGCATGTCCGAGAAGAAGAAGGGATTCCGGAATTAGAAGAGGAAACCGAACAAGAAAAATCTGATGACAAGGTAAATCTGACAGAAGAAAGAGCTAAAATTGACCTAAACTGCACCAGAGAAGGAATCGTTGAAGATATCGATGAAGAGGAGAATGGGGTGGAAGAAACGGATAGCGGAACTGAAACTGAGCACCAGATGACAGGCTTACGATCGCATCATGCAAGCATAGAAATATCAAAAGGTCAAAcctttgaaaaagttgaaacttATAATCAAGAAATGGCAGTAGGTGATCAAGAAGCCAAGGAAGAAACACCAGGTTTTACTGTTTATGTTAATCGCAGGCCAACGAGCATGGCAGAAGTGGTCAAGGATCTTGAGTCTCAATTCATGATTGTTTGCAATTCAGCCAATGAGGTTTCAGCGTTATTAGAAGCTAGCAGACCTCAGTATGCATCAACCACCAGTGAACTCACAC CCATGAAAATGTTGAACCCAGTAGCTTTATTCCGCTCAGCTTCATCTTGCAAGACCTCAtcaacatttttaattaattcctcAAGCTCGAGAGATGAAGGTTATGAAAGCGGTAGTAACTATTTGGAGGAACCATGCATGTATTCAGGCAGTCACCAGTCGACATTGGAAAGGTTATACGCTTGGGAGAAGAAACTCTATGAGGAAGTCAGA TCTGGCGAAAAGGTTCGAATTGCCTATAAGAAGAAATGTATGCAACTCAGGAACCAAGAGACAAAAGAAGAGGACCCCATTTCAGTTGATAAAACAAGGGCAGCCATTAGAGATCTGCATACCCAGATGAAAGTTTCAATACACTCAGTTGAAGCTATTTCAAAGAGGATCGAAACTCTCAGGGATGAAGAATTGCAGCCTCAACTTCTTGAATTAGTACGAGG GTTGGAAAGGATGTGGAAGGAAATGGCAGAGTGTCATCAGTCACAGAAGCGGACATCAGACGAAGCCAAGCTTTTACTAGCTGGAATGCCTTCAAAAATAGATGCAAGAAAACCCTCTTCCACGTCAATAACTGAGCCGCACAGGTTAGCAACTTCAGCTGCCAATCTTCAAACAGAACTCAGGAATTGGCAAGTCTGTTTCGGGTCATGGATCACTTCTCAACGATCCTATGCACGTATACTAACTGGCTGGCTACTCCGGTGTGTCCAGTCCGGTCCCGACACTTCAAAAGTACCTTTTTCTCCTCGCTGTTCCAGTGGAACCCTACCAATATTTGGACTCTGCATCCAATGGTCAAAGGTTCTTGATGCCATCATAGAAACGCCAGTGCTTGATGGACTAGACTTTTTTGCAGCTGGGATGGGCTCTATCTATGCTCAACAGCTAAGAGAGGATTCTCCCCATGCACCAGTTGGATCAAAGAGATATGGAGGTGGGTCATCAGAGGAATTCGGtggaaattatatgaaaatggaGGAGGCTGGTCAGGTAGAAGAAGAGGTAAAGAAGACTGCAGAGAAAATGGCTGAAGTTGCAATAAGGGTGCTTTGTGCTGGAATGTCAGTTGCCATGAGCTCATTGACAGAATTTGCATCTAGTTCTGCTGAAGGATACGCTGTACTTGTTAAGCAATGGGAGAGGACAGAATGA